One region of Apium graveolens cultivar Ventura unplaced genomic scaffold, ASM990537v1 ctg1271, whole genome shotgun sequence genomic DNA includes:
- the LOC141699750 gene encoding uncharacterized protein LOC141699750: MDIAFREADARWVHHPHNDALVISFQIGTKNIHRAFVDNGRSANILYYITFKKMGLPDLDMSGEDSWVYGFSGVGVRVMGSIRLPCTLGESPLSVTKMLEFKVLNQESSYNVLLGRPFLREMRVITLIHRVGSIKGS; the protein is encoded by the coding sequence ATGGATATTGCCTTCAGAGAAGCAGATGCCCGATGGGTGCATCACCCCCACAATGATGCGCTGGTTATTTCCTTCCAGATTGGAACCAAAAATATCCATAGGGCCTTCGTGGACAATGGACGCTCGGCAAACATCCTCTACTATATCACCTTTAAGAAGATGGGACTACCTGATCTGGATATGTCAGGGGAAGATTCATGGGTCTATGGCTTCTCTGGCGTGGGAGTTAGAGTTATGGGATCAATTCGGTTGCCATGTACTTTGGGGGAAAGCCCGTTGTCCGTAACAAAGATGCTCGAATTTAAGGTCCTGAATCAGGAGTCGTCTTACAATGTGCTGTTGGGACGTCCTTTTCTTCGGGAGATGAGGGTTATTACTTTAATTCATCGTGTGGGGAGTATAAAAGGCTCTTAG
- the LOC141699748 gene encoding protein NRT1/ PTR FAMILY 1.2-like: MEENEPFLESNKQKNSSGFKTLSCIIANESLEKAATFGLTANMILYLENEYHMGLVTGTNIINLWGAASNFLPLPGAFLADSTVGRYPMIAAGSIFSLLGMILVWLTTIIPQARPPVCDMLTTQCTSSTTFQVIFLCVSLGLTSIGAGGIRSASMAFGADQFVKKYDKEKSLVALETYFGWYYIASAVAVIISLTFVAYIQEHSGWQVGFGVPAVLMLLGVLLFFSASSFYIRSQDKSSLFTSFFQVIVASYKNRHFTLASGENNNVYYNKKESALVFPSEKLRFLNKACLVGEPEREIQDPWSLCTVDQVEELKAILKVIPMWSTGVILSVTLSQGSLQLVQALSMDRHITSSFEIPAASLGVFTFISAISSVVLYDRVIVPLASRIMGKPFHLTSKTKMGIGILISILSMVVLAYIEYIRRGIANKQGFSEAVVNMSVLWLILPNCLTGMAEAINAVGQCEFFYSEFPKSMSSIGSTLRGLTFTVGGLVATAMLNIIDQVTRRRGKPSWISSNINQGHYDYYFLMVAGMCVVNMLYYLLCSWAYGPCELVAVND; the protein is encoded by the exons ATGGAAGAAAACGAACCTTTTCTGGAGAGCAACAAGCAAAAGAACTCCAGTGGCTTCAAAACCCTGTCCTGCATCATAG CAAATGAGTCATTGGAAAAAGCTGCAACTTTTGGGCTGACTGCAAATATGATACTGTACTTGGAGAATGAGTATCATATGGGCTTGGTTACTGGCACAAATATTATCAATTTATGGGGAGCAGCCAGCAATTTCTTGCCTCTTCCTGGTGCTTTTCTTGCTGATTCAACTGTCGGTCGCTATCCTATGATCGCAGCTGGATCAATTTTTAGTCTCCTG GGAATGATTCTAGTATGGCTAACAACCATAATTCCACAAGCAAGGCCACCGGTTTGTGATATGCTTACTACACAATGCACGTCCTCCACAACTTTCCAAGTAATTTTCTTATGTGTCTCTCTTGGACTCACCTCAATCGGGGCTGGGGGAATCCGATCAGCTTCCATGGCCTTTGGAGCAGATCAATTTGTCAAGAAATACGATAAGGAAAAAAGTTTGGTTGCCCTAGAAACTTACTTTGGCTGGTATTATATTGCTTCTGCAGTTGCAGTTATCATTTCTTTAACTTTTGTTGCCTATATTCAAGAACACTCTGGTTGGCAAGTTGGTTTTGGAGTTCCTGCAGTGCTCATGTTGTTGGGAGTGTTGTTATTCTTTTCAGCCTCTTCTTTCTACATCAGATCACAGGACAAATCAAGCTTGTTCACTAGCTTTTTCCAAGTGATTGTAGCTTCCTACAAAAACAGACATTTCACATTGGCCTCCGGAGAGAATAATAATGTCTACTATAATAAGAAGGAATCAGCACTTGTCTTTCCAAGCGAGAAACTGAG GTTTCTCAATAAAGCCTGTTTAGTTGGAGAGCCTGAAAGAGAAATTCAGGACCCATGGAGTCTTTGTACAGTAGATCAAGTGGAGGAGTTAAAGGCCATACTGAAAGTGATCCCAATGTGGTCGACAGGAGTTATACTGTCTGTAACTTTAAGTCAGGGTAGTTTACAGTTGGTCCAAGCGCTTTCCATGGATCGACACATCACTTCCAGCTTCGAGATCCCAGCAGCATCATTAGGCGTCTTTACTTTCATTTCTGCCATATCATCAGTTGTTCTCTATGACCGCGTGATTGTTCCACTGGCATCTAGGATAATGGGAAAACCTTTTCATCTCACCTCCAAAACGAAAATGGGGATTGGAATACTTATATCTATCTTAAGCATGGTTGTCTTAGCTTACATAGAGTACATCCGAAGAGGAATTGCAAATAAACAAGGATTTTCAGAAGCTGTAGTAAACATGTCAGTATTGTGGCTTATATTACCAAACTGTTTGACTGGAATGGCAGAGGCTATAAACGCGGTAGGGCAATGTGAGTTCTTTTACTCTGAGTTCCCCAAGAGCATGTCTAGCATAGGTTCAACTCTACGCGGATTAACATTTACTGTTGGAGGCTTGGTAGCAACTGCCATGTTGAATATTATTGATCAGGTTACACGAAGAAGAGGGAAGCCAAGTTGGATATCAAGCAATATTAATCAAGGTCATTATGATTACTATTTTTTAATGGTTGCTGGAATGTGTGTTGTGAACATGTTATATTATCTTCTTTGTAGTTGGGCTTATGGTCCTTGTGAACTCGTCGCAGTGAATGATTGA
- the LOC141699751 gene encoding uncharacterized protein LOC141699751 codes for MGKNFVWTPDCEEAFQKIKEHLGNPPILAKPNDRETLILYLAVSKYSVSAMLVKEEASHQWPVYYVSKRLLDAETRYTCMEKLVYALVLAARKLRPYFQAHRIEALADFTLEFDSEVGDKAIVLAEPSSQEDFSVVKREKLPHPWWILHVDGAVNNSGAGIGIVLVTPEGHYLMSVIHFKFYITNNDAEYEALINGLKIALEVGVVNLIARSDSKLVVNQVNGGFQARGPRTELYMRCAQRLLEKFGNARLEGVPREENSKADALAKMGSQMDSIHVGQILLGVQEIPSVPEVEVFQTQENQLEGWMTPIHNYIRTRALPEDKLQARSLRYQAVKYVE; via the exons ATGGGGAAAAATTTTGTGTGGACCCCAGATTGTGAAGAGGCTTTTCAGAAAATCAAAGAACATTTGGGGAATCCTCCAATATTGGCCAAGCCGAATGACAGAGAGACATTGATTCTTTACTTGGCAGTATCTAAGTATTCTGTCAGCGCGATGTTGGTGAAGGAGGAAGCAAGCCACCAATGGCCTGTCTACTATGTGAGCAAAAGGTTGTTGGATGCGGAAACTAGATATACCTGTATGGAGAAATTGGTGTACGCTCTTGTCCTTGCGGCACGAAAGTTAAGACCCTATTTCCAGGCTCACCGAATAGAG GCGTTGGCTGATTTCACACTTGAATTTGATTCTGAGGTAGGCGACAAAGCCATAGTGCTGGCAGAACCTTCCTCGCAAGAAGATTTTTCTGTTGTTAAAAGGGAAAAACTTCCACACCCTTGGTGGATCTTACATGTCGATGGGGCCGTGAATAATAGTGGAGCAGGCATCGGGATTGTTTTAGTCACCCCGGAGGGGCATTATTTGATGAGTGTCATCCATTTCAAGTTTTATATCACCAAtaatgatgctgagtatgaagctctgaTCAATGGTCTGAAAATAGCATTGGAAGTGGGGGTGGTAAATTTAATAGCTCGAAGTGACTCTAAGTTAGTTGTGAATCAAGTCAACGGAGGTTTCCAAGCTCGGGGACCCCGAACAGAGTTATATATGAGATGTGCGCAACGTCTATTAGAGAAGTTTGGAAATGCCAGACTAGAGGGtgttccaagggaggaaaatagTAAGGCAGATGCTTTGGCAAAGATGGGGTCGCAAATGGATAGCATCCATGTTGGACAAATTCTTTTGGGAGTCCAAGAGATACCAAGTGTTCCAGAGGTAGAAGTATTCCAGACACAGGAAAACCAGCTAGAGGGGTGGATGACCCCCATTCACAACTATATTCGAACAAGAGCTTTGCCAGAGGACAAGTTACAGGCTCGGAGTCTTCGATATCAAGCTGTGAAGTATGTCGAATAA